The genomic DNA AGAGCATCAAAATTCGGTCTGGGTGCCGCTCTTCTTACTTCATTGAATGAAAAAACAGTAAGTGAGCATATAAATGTCAAAAATGTTGAAAATATTATAGAGGAGATGGAATTATAAATGTTTAAAAAATATCTTGAAATCAGCGAAGAAGTAAAAAATGCACTGGAAAACAATAAACCTGTAATAGCACTTGAATCTACAATCATATCCCACGGTATGCCTTATCCTCAAAATGCTGAAACTGCATTGAAAGTTGAAAACATTGTAAGAGAAAACGGTGGAATTCCTGCAACTATAGCTATTATAAACGGAAAATTGAAAGTAGGATTATCTGCTGAAGAAATTGAACTTCTCGGAAAAGAAGGAGAAAAAGTTATAAAAGTAAGTAGAAGAGACATCCCTTATATTGTTGCAAACAAACTGAACGGTGCTACAACAGTAGCATCAACTATGATCATTGCCAATATGGCGGGGATTAAGATTTTTGCCACGGGAGGTATCGGAGGAGTTCATAGAGGTGCAGAAAATACCATGGATATTTCTGCAGATTTACAAGAACTTGCAAATACAGATGTTGCTGTTATATGTGCAGGAGCAAAATCAATTCTGGACTTAGGATTAACTCTTGAATACTTGGAAACTAACGGAGTTCCGGTTTTAGGTTATAAGACAAAAGAACTTCCGGCATTTTATACAAGAAACAGTGGATTTAACCTTGATTATGCCATTGACAGTCCTCAGGAATTTGCAAACCTTCTTCATGCAAAATGGGAATTAGGTTTAAAAGGCGGTGTTGTCATAGCAAATCCTATTCCTGAAAAATATTCTATGGAT from Leptotrichia sp. OH3620_COT-345 includes the following:
- a CDS encoding pseudouridine-5'-phosphate glycosidase produces the protein MFKKYLEISEEVKNALENNKPVIALESTIISHGMPYPQNAETALKVENIVRENGGIPATIAIINGKLKVGLSAEEIELLGKEGEKVIKVSRRDIPYIVANKLNGATTVASTMIIANMAGIKIFATGGIGGVHRGAENTMDISADLQELANTDVAVICAGAKSILDLGLTLEYLETNGVPVLGYKTKELPAFYTRNSGFNLDYAIDSPQEFANLLHAKWELGLKGGVVIANPIPEKYSMDNNIISKVIENAIEEAEKLGIKGKESTPFLLDKIQKLTEGSSLKANIELVFNNTKLATEIAKELCNLK